Proteins encoded together in one Variovorax paradoxus window:
- a CDS encoding Lrp/AsnC family transcriptional regulator, translating into MSEAFKIDRLDLRILAQLQQNGRMTNVDLADAVGLSPSPCLIRVKRLEQAGYIAGYGAHLRLEKLGDALTVFTEVTLQDHHREDFVRFETAIREVDEVLECHLVSGGYDYLLRFLTRGVNHYQEVIEGLLERNIGISKYFSYIVIKSPFIKTHCPIERLFPHSR; encoded by the coding sequence ATGTCTGAAGCTTTCAAGATCGACCGACTCGACCTGCGCATCCTGGCCCAGTTGCAGCAGAACGGGCGCATGACCAACGTCGACCTGGCCGACGCCGTGGGCCTGTCGCCCAGTCCGTGCCTGATTCGAGTCAAACGGCTCGAACAGGCCGGCTACATCGCGGGCTACGGCGCGCACCTGCGGCTCGAAAAGCTCGGCGATGCGCTCACCGTGTTTACCGAAGTCACGCTGCAGGACCATCACCGCGAAGACTTCGTGCGCTTCGAGACTGCAATCCGCGAGGTGGACGAGGTGCTCGAATGTCACCTGGTGAGCGGGGGATACGACTACCTGCTGCGCTTTCTGACGCGCGGCGTCAACCACTACCAGGAAGTGATCGAGGGACTGCTCGAACGCAATATCGGCATCTCGAAGTACTTCAGCTACATCGTCATCAAGTCGCCGTTCATCAAGACGCATTGCCCGATCGAACGGCTGTTTCCCCATTCGCGCTGA
- a CDS encoding LysR family transcriptional regulator → MDLNALSDFALVAANGGLGKASRASGRSKATLSRRIADLEEQLGVRLIERSARGLKLTEAGQLLMDRTEGPMHEVADAMTSAREGLSVPRGRLRIASPVLFSQLAMGRICAEFCAAYPEVTCEVVADDRMVDLVEEQFDAAIRINPSPDSSLVGRCFAKDRLVVVAAPSVPVPVPGKVSPVPGIVSTNYQAGNWTLDDGRLVVEPVPRLRLSSFLMIRDAAVAGAGAALMPQSIAWAQLTRGELVQWGTVSGAEPALWVLHTSRRLPAPKVRAFVEFMCGRYPQGSLVLEG, encoded by the coding sequence ATGGATCTGAACGCATTGAGCGACTTCGCGCTGGTCGCGGCAAACGGAGGGCTCGGAAAGGCGAGCCGTGCAAGCGGAAGATCGAAGGCGACGCTGTCCCGCCGCATTGCAGACCTGGAAGAGCAGCTCGGCGTGCGGCTCATCGAGCGCAGCGCGCGCGGACTCAAGCTCACCGAGGCCGGCCAACTACTGATGGATCGCACCGAAGGGCCGATGCACGAAGTGGCCGACGCCATGACCTCCGCGCGCGAGGGCTTGTCGGTACCGCGCGGACGCCTGCGCATCGCTTCGCCGGTGCTGTTCTCCCAGCTTGCGATGGGCCGCATCTGCGCCGAGTTCTGCGCCGCCTATCCAGAGGTCACGTGCGAGGTGGTGGCCGACGACCGCATGGTCGATCTGGTCGAAGAGCAGTTCGACGCCGCGATCCGGATCAACCCCAGCCCCGACAGCAGCCTGGTGGGCCGGTGCTTCGCCAAGGACCGGCTCGTGGTTGTGGCTGCGCCTTCCGTGCCTGTGCCCGTGCCGGGCAAGGTGAGCCCCGTACCAGGCATCGTCTCAACCAACTATCAGGCCGGAAACTGGACGCTCGACGACGGGCGTCTTGTGGTGGAGCCGGTTCCAAGGCTCAGGCTTTCTTCATTCCTGATGATTCGCGATGCAGCGGTTGCCGGTGCCGGCGCCGCCCTGATGCCGCAGTCGATCGCGTGGGCCCAGCTGACGCGCGGGGAACTGGTTCAGTGGGGCACGGTTTCGGGGGCCGAGCCCGCGCTGTGGGTGCTGCATACATCGCGGCGACTTCCCGCGCCGAAGGTCCGGGCGTTCGTCGAATTCATGTGCGGGCGATATCCGCAGGGCTCTCTCGTACTGGAAGGCTAG
- a CDS encoding NADP-dependent oxidoreductase, whose amino-acid sequence MTAPTQRAVLIRAYGGAAAAEIAGIARPTAAPGQVLVRVRAAGVNGIDWKVREGFVREAFPLQLPAVLGIELAGVVEEVGAGASRFRIGDRVMGPLGGLGAYADVVAVDEANLVRTPQGLDDVHAAAIPVAAVAGWQSLHHAGPIAAGQRILIHGAAGGLGGYAVQYARQAGAEVFATASTAHVDYVRSLGADHVIDYQNERFESVAQDIDLVLDYVGGEVLDRSWQVLAKNGAIVGTTSPDILARTPSGRRGLWFMNKPDAALLERLVAEVAQGTLVSKLGEAVGFDDIPAAIERNRTDPRIGKVVADFSR is encoded by the coding sequence ATGACCGCTCCCACTCAACGTGCTGTGCTGATCCGTGCCTATGGCGGTGCAGCCGCCGCCGAGATCGCCGGGATCGCAAGGCCCACGGCCGCCCCGGGCCAGGTTCTGGTCCGCGTTCGGGCTGCCGGTGTGAACGGCATCGACTGGAAAGTTCGAGAAGGCTTTGTCCGCGAGGCTTTCCCGCTTCAGCTGCCTGCCGTGCTGGGCATCGAACTGGCGGGTGTCGTCGAGGAAGTCGGCGCCGGCGCCTCGCGCTTTCGCATTGGCGATCGCGTCATGGGACCGCTTGGCGGCCTGGGGGCCTATGCCGATGTCGTCGCAGTCGACGAAGCAAACCTCGTGCGCACGCCGCAAGGCCTGGACGACGTCCATGCGGCCGCTATTCCCGTGGCTGCCGTTGCAGGCTGGCAAAGCTTGCACCACGCGGGCCCGATTGCCGCAGGCCAGCGAATCCTGATCCACGGTGCGGCGGGAGGCTTGGGCGGCTATGCCGTGCAGTACGCCAGGCAGGCAGGTGCCGAAGTCTTCGCGACTGCGTCCACGGCGCATGTCGACTACGTGCGCAGCCTGGGCGCAGACCATGTCATCGACTACCAGAACGAGCGCTTCGAATCGGTCGCCCAGGACATCGACCTGGTGCTCGACTACGTCGGCGGCGAAGTGCTCGACCGCTCTTGGCAGGTGCTGGCGAAGAACGGCGCCATCGTCGGCACGACCTCGCCCGACATCCTTGCACGCACGCCTTCCGGCCGCCGTGGACTGTGGTTCATGAACAAGCCGGACGCCGCTTTGCTGGAACGCCTCGTGGCCGAGGTTGCGCAAGGCACGCTGGTCTCGAAGCTGGGCGAAGCCGTGGGCTTCGACGACATCCCTGCGGCCATCGAACGCAATCGCACCGACCCTCGCATCGGCAAGGTCGTCGCGGACTTTTCGCGCTGA
- a CDS encoding NmrA family NAD(P)-binding protein: protein MTILVTGATGTIGSLVVQGLASAGAEVSAFVRTAGKQSFPAGVKEVVGDLTDVPSMRAALSPMRTLFLLNAVTPDEVTQALVALNLAREAGIERIVYLSVIHADKFTNVPHFTGKHTVERMIESLDIPATILRPAYFMQNERMVQQVIQGYGVYPMPIGSAGVAMIDARDIADAAVAELLRRDRAPAPLPRTTLELVGPELLTGESVAGMWSAALGRAVAYGGDDVAAFEGQMAALGPAWLAYDMRLMMAGIQKFGMRAEGAADRLQAVLGRPLRTYADFVKEAVAAS from the coding sequence ATGACCATTCTCGTCACAGGTGCCACCGGCACCATCGGTTCCCTCGTCGTCCAGGGCTTGGCCAGTGCCGGCGCCGAAGTCAGCGCGTTCGTTCGCACAGCCGGCAAGCAAAGCTTTCCGGCTGGCGTCAAGGAGGTCGTCGGCGACCTGACCGACGTGCCTTCAATGCGCGCGGCTCTGTCGCCGATGCGCACGCTGTTCCTGCTGAACGCCGTCACGCCGGACGAAGTGACGCAAGCCCTTGTCGCGCTGAACCTGGCGCGCGAGGCTGGCATCGAGCGCATCGTCTACCTGTCGGTCATTCATGCGGACAAGTTCACCAACGTGCCGCACTTCACCGGCAAGCACACGGTCGAGCGAATGATCGAGAGCCTCGACATTCCGGCGACCATCCTTCGGCCGGCCTACTTCATGCAGAACGAACGCATGGTCCAGCAGGTGATCCAGGGCTACGGCGTATACCCGATGCCGATCGGCTCGGCGGGTGTTGCGATGATCGATGCGCGAGACATCGCCGATGCGGCGGTTGCAGAATTGCTGCGCCGCGATCGCGCGCCCGCGCCATTGCCGCGCACAACGCTGGAACTGGTTGGGCCGGAGCTGTTGACTGGAGAGTCGGTGGCCGGAATGTGGAGTGCCGCACTCGGTCGGGCGGTGGCTTACGGCGGGGATGACGTGGCGGCTTTCGAAGGGCAGATGGCCGCGCTGGGGCCGGCCTGGCTTGCCTACGACATGCGCCTGATGATGGCCGGAATCCAGAAGTTCGGCATGCGCGCGGAGGGTGCGGCGGATCGCCTGCAGGCCGTTCTGGGCCGTCCCTTGCGCACGTATGCCGACTTCGTCAAGGAAGCCGTTGCCGCATCTTGA
- a CDS encoding GNAT family N-acetyltransferase, which translates to MRLIPCTEEAHAGAILAILNEAIVRSTALYDYKPRTPESMVAWFATKRANGFPVIGAEDENGKLLGFASYGAFRAFPAYKYTVEHSVYVESGHRGAGLGRTLMEAIIDEAVARDVHVMVGAIDAANAGSISLHQRLGFEHAGTVRQAGFKFGRWLDVAFYQRILSTPLNPVDG; encoded by the coding sequence ATGCGCCTGATCCCCTGCACCGAAGAAGCCCACGCGGGCGCCATCCTCGCCATCCTCAACGAAGCCATCGTCCGTTCGACCGCGCTGTACGACTACAAGCCACGCACGCCCGAGAGCATGGTGGCGTGGTTTGCCACCAAGCGCGCCAACGGCTTTCCGGTGATCGGCGCCGAAGACGAGAACGGAAAGCTGCTGGGTTTTGCGAGCTACGGCGCGTTTCGCGCCTTTCCGGCCTACAAGTACACGGTGGAGCATTCTGTGTATGTAGAGTCCGGCCACCGTGGCGCCGGGCTCGGCCGCACGCTCATGGAGGCGATCATCGACGAGGCGGTGGCGCGCGACGTGCATGTGATGGTCGGCGCCATCGATGCGGCGAACGCCGGCAGCATCAGCCTGCACCAACGGCTGGGCTTCGAACATGCCGGCACCGTACGGCAGGCCGGATTCAAGTTTGGCCGCTGGCTGGACGTGGCCTTCTACCAGCGGATTCTTTCGACCCCGCTGAACCCGGTCGACGGCTAG